GTCGATATGGCAGCCGAAAAGTTCGAAGCTGATTTAGTGCTTGAATGCGATGTGGCATCAGACGACTCCATTGCCGCTTGTTTTGAGCAAGTCGCTGCCCATTGGGGTGATGGTATAGATGGTGTTGTCCATGCAATTGGCTTTGCACCGATGGATCAACTTGATGGTGACTTTGTCAGCGCTACCACTCGTGAAGGCAGTCATATTGCTCATGATATCTCAAGCTATAGCTTTGTTGCATTAGCCAAAGCCGCTCGCGAATTGCTGGCTATGCGCCATGGTTCTATGTTGACCTTGACTTATGAAGGTAGTATTTCAGTACTGCCAAACTACAATGTCATGGGTATGGCTAAGGCCAGTCTTGAAGCCAGTGTTCGCTATTTGGCGACCTCTATGGGCGGTGAAGGTATCCGTGTTAACGCCATCTCAGCAGGACCTATTCGTACTCTTGCAGCTAGTGGCATCAAATCTTTCCGTAAAATGCTCGATATCAGTGAGAAGATTGCACCGTTACAACGCAATGTTAATCAGATGGAAGTGGGTAATGCAGCATTATTTTTGCTATCGCCTTGGGCATCTGGTATTACTGGCGAGATTATGTTCGTTGATGCAGGTTTCAATACGGTTGCCATCAGTGAACAATTAATGATGCTTGATGAAGAATCTAAGTAATCACGTTTAACTATTTAACTATAAGCTATAAACTTTATAATTTGAAATGTATAGAAGGCAGCCAATCGGCTGTCTTTTTTGGTTATACTATGCACTTTTTTGCTAATAAGCCTTTAGGCGATAGATATGATAACCAAACTACCAAATTGGATATTGTGGGGCGGGGCGGTATTAGCGTTTAGTGCCGGTTGTGTTAATACCTCAGCACTCATGGGCTTTGCCGGGTTGTCTGTCTCTCATGTCACTGGCAACGTTAGCTTATTTGCAGCGGCTATTGCCT
The nucleotide sequence above comes from Psychrobacter sp. P2G3. Encoded proteins:
- a CDS encoding enoyl-ACP reductase, coding for MLLQGQRFVVTGIASKLSIAWAIAEALHREGASLILTYPNDKIKKRVDMAAEKFEADLVLECDVASDDSIAACFEQVAAHWGDGIDGVVHAIGFAPMDQLDGDFVSATTREGSHIAHDISSYSFVALAKAARELLAMRHGSMLTLTYEGSISVLPNYNVMGMAKASLEASVRYLATSMGGEGIRVNAISAGPIRTLAASGIKSFRKMLDISEKIAPLQRNVNQMEVGNAALFLLSPWASGITGEIMFVDAGFNTVAISEQLMMLDEESK